DNA from Daucus carota subsp. sativus chromosome 1, DH1 v3.0, whole genome shotgun sequence:
GAGAGAAGCGCGAAACGAGTTAGGGTTTGAGAAACGAGTTCCCGCCCAGTTGttcataaaaattttgatgGTTGATTTTACATTTTTACCCTTTTTTTGAACTTGGTAGATATGGATCGCTCAGCTGTTCTCTTCGTGCAGGATGAGTCCAGATTTGTTGTCAAAGGCCGGCCCATATTTGTTGTTTATGGTGGATCAGTCCACATTGTTTTATTACTCAATTTCTCCCTGCCTcttgtaaaaattaattattcattttaattaaCTCCTACTTATCTTTACACAAAAAAAATACagcaatatatttaaaaaaaattcaccaCCACCAAATATAATTGGATTTTGTATAAATTCAACCAACtcgctttttattattgatagcAAACTAatgatctaaatttaaatattttacacaAAATGTTAATCTTTGCATTGAGTATCACCCTCACACATAAACAAAGAGAGAAGAAATATGAATCTCGATTAAGTGATAATccataaaatgatattattttcTGAACTCAACAAATTCAACATTATGTACATATTGTATTTTTActctcaataaaataatatttttactctcaatgaaataataattttagttggttccaacattattattttaaaaagatttaattgtaaaaagaaaaaaaatatcaacaaaTCAATCGTTCACAAAAACAGAACGGTTTGTTATGAtttcaaaccaaacatcatATTGAATTTTCTTAATACATATTGActtcaaaactaatttataaCAACAATCAAATTTACAAAGAAAATAACAAAGTGCAGTGGTTAACAATTTAGAGCAAATATTAGAATTATACAATAGAGGGAAAAGCTACTTAGCAAAAGGAAGAATAATAAAGTGAAAAACTAGGACATTTTGAGAATGTAAAGAGTAGAGTTATTCTGCAGGAGGTGTAGAGGGTGCTGAATCTGCAGGAGGTGTGGATGACTCATCAGTAGGAGGTATTGCAGTTGGAGTCGAGGACAACGAGGCATCTGCAGGAGGCGAGGACAATGTGGCATCTGTAGGAGGTATTGGAGTTGGAGGCGAGGACAAGGACTCATCTGGAGGAGGTGTAGGAGCTGGAGGCGAGGACGATGCATCTGTAGGAGGTGGTGTTTTTGGAGGTGAGGACGAGGACATGTCTGCTGGAGGTGTTGGAACTGGAGGCGAGGATGATGCACTTATATGAGGTACTGCAGTTGGAGCCGAGGATAACCACAGGTTCAATAGAAAGCCAGATGCAATGCCAAAGAGTGCCACGTAAAGTGCAAATTTGAAAGAAAAGGTTAGCTCATTTCCCCTACTTCTTTGCCTCTTCACTCTTTCCTGCAAATGTGAAGAGAACAAAGGGAGGCAGTGGTCATATCTTCTATTCTTGTTGTTAAGCATTAAATATTATACGAGATATCCAATTGAATGATATTGATTGACAACTTTAATAGAACTTCCAACTGTCAGATGTTAACTTATGGTAGAATCTCTGCTGATGAACGTCTAAATGCACAAGCGAAACTTGTCTAAAAGAGTTTAAACTCAAATgttatgtttgtatattagatAATCTCATGATCATTTCTGATTGCAGCCATAATCAATTATTTCACACGCGTCATGTGAagttgaataattttaaaaatgattgtttTGAGGGGGAAAACTAACCACATCCCGCTGCAGCTGTTGTGTTTGTCGGACAGCTGCATCCCTTTCATCTCTGAGACGCTGCAATACCTGATTCTACATATCCATCAAAgaaaacaaaaggttatttacgGGCAAATGCTGAGACAGAGAAGAGACATGGCAAAAGTCATCCTGGCTGCTAAGACATTCGCAGTCTGTCTCTGACAGCCTTAGTACGTCAGTTAGTATGTCGCATGTATATAGCTCATTTTAGATGGTAGAAAAAACTCTTTACATGTATATGAATTACTGAGAGGGTGCTCTTAGTGCACTCACAGTCGGGCAAATTTTGTAATGCAAAATCAACAGTGAGCATCTCTTATGTAACAGTTCAGAAATTAATATTCCAAGCGTTGAGGATTATACAGAAATTTACTGAATTTGTTGAGCAAAACTAGAGTGAAggccaagaaagaaaaattaCTTACATCATCGCTGGAGCCAGAGCCTTGCATCTGCAGATAATGGGGGAGAAGTTTTTAAAAAGCTATGTACACAAAGCTGATAACTAAGCTGTATTCGGACAAATCATAATCATACACTAACCTTTCTTTATGAGAACTGTATTATAAGATCAAGAGGTTtagaaatatataacaataatttatgTGTAACAGTTGAAGCTAATGAGTGGAACATTAGAGTAAAATGACTCTGTAACTATTACTTAAGCTATAAATTAGATTATTTCAAGGCAAATGACAACGTAAGAAACAACTATGCCAACATATAAAGATGATATAGAGCTCACATTGCTAGAATCTTTGATACCATCTTCTCCATTTGTTGAGCCCGAATAAGGAAAGACGTACACAACCCTAAGCTTGCAATCTTCCACAACTTTCCCGCCCTCTTTATTAAACTGATGCAGCATCCATCATTTCCAGacattaaaaaaaagaattattatttttggtcACACAAATACGGATTTGAAAAGAAATTTTCTCTTGATTCATACAGTATTTGCTGGAAGCTCATCAATATCAGTCTGTTGAGACACTTTGGTGCTTTGCAGGAGAAACTTATCTTTACACTGCATATCTGGAGGGTACTCTTTTTGAGCTTGGAGGGTTACTACAATTAAAGAAGCAAGTCAAAGAATATAACAACCGAAGACGTCTAACTTTCTACTGCTCCTTCATGCAATAGTACCAGAAATTTCGACAACTAAAGCCTGAAGGACTCACCTCGTATGACACATGAGTCCCAAGGCTGTATAACACCAGTGTTTGGTCGCACAAAGTATTTCTTTGGAGAAGTTGTCTTGACCTAATTTAAACAGTTAATAAACAAAACTAAAATGAACATAAATAATGAAATGGAATTAAGCAAACCTCGAAAGTATAAGAGAAACAGATGCTATAGGTAGCCAGACTGAGATGCTTAATAACTGTTAGTAATACCTTGAAGGCCACATGTTGGTCCGTTGTGTTTGCAACTTTGAGATCGCAACAGACTTGCTTCTCCAGCTCAACTGAAGAGAATATAAACAGACACAAAGCACATCATTGcagacttaaaaattgttaatgATCCAGTTAGTGACATTTACCGACTCCTGACTAAACTTGCACGAGAATTGGTCATCTAACATGATATCGACGTAGCGTAATATCACAATTCTGAATCCTCCACTCTCAAATCATATTAACAGATGTTAGTTTGTTACTCGGTCATTTAGTGATTACTGCTAACAAATTTAGACCTTTTAATGCTAAAATATCATTATAAGATTCTGATAAGTCTTTTTTCatgatcatttataatattctaaCATCTTTTTCACCATTTCatctaaaaaaattgattcGAGAAAAACACGACACGTAAAATACACGAAAAAGGTATACGAAACCAGGGCAAGCAAACATACATTGAAATTTGAGCTCATCAGGATTAATAGTAACGAACTGGTTAGAAACACCCATTTGTGCAGCTAATCAATCCACCGCAGTGCTCATAAACACACATGCAAAGTATATCAAACAGGCgagattaatttaattatattaaattaatttcaagaACATGTAAATGAATGATCTGCAGGGgcaacaacaaaattaaaaatacaaattaaaaataaaactaaggACTGAAAAAGATCGATAACGAGCAGAGGCGGAGATAAAAACCTGGCGAAAAAATAGGGGACATTGGACACATTTGTGGTGTGGTAAAATGGCGGTGAAGCCGGATGACCGGAATTTTTATTTCGACAataatttcacaaaatttattgtAAATATATAACTAGATCATTCGGTATATAATTTAGATCTACCTACAACATGTTTtcgataattaatttatatttatagtatttaaaagaattttgaacgaaaagccaaaaaaaatatttttgtttttttctgaaaaaaataataatacatatatacatatttctattatttttgttaaaattttaaattaattttagtcgcTGAATCAGATTCTTAGAAAGAGTTAGATATAATGACTATAgccataatataaatttttctaaaaggcgtttttgagaaaaaaaatctataataaatatattttatctgaatacaaatatttttttttgtcagtaatacaaatatttaacattagacgcatatatgtattattatcatattaaaaaaaatatattctctaaaataaataatttaactaaTGATTAATTCTTTGAGATCTATTTTCGGTGAGCTGACAAGAGAAAAAATTTGACCCGCTATCAATGATGTCCGAACAAATACGTGGCGTTTTCAGACACAACATACTCGCCACGTGGCACGCAGCCGTGTTTCCCCGCGATCACATACTTCACATTCCCCAACGCACAATTCctcacactctctctctctaaaatcACATACTTCACATTCCCCAACGCACAATTCCTCACACTCTCTCTCTAAACATCTCCTAGACACACTCTCTCTCTACACGCATGACGGCTTGAACAATTTGGTGAATTCTCAGCAAGTTAGCAAAGTTCTCTAAGTTATACATACAATTTTGCTGGTTAGATTGTGCTTCATGTATGTTATTTCATGTTTTGAAATGATTGTGCACgttaaattttagttataattaaGTACGATTACTGCTCGTTGACAAGACTCGAACTCTCGACATCTTGGTTTTATGACAATGAGGGACCCGCCTGGGATTTTGCTTGTAAGAAGATTTAGAGGTAGGGATTGGAGTGTAGACACGTATAGGTATGTTGTGTTGTTGGTTACATTTATAGCTTATACTTCTTATCATGCTTCGAGAAAGCCTAGTAGTATTGTCAAGAGTGTGTTGCATTCGGATAATTTGGGGGGGAGGGGTAGGAATGCGTATCCGTGGCCGGTTGGGGAGGTTTTTAGTAAGAGGGAATTGGGGGGGTTGGAGGGGAATGTGGGTGAAGGAAAGGGTTGGGCTCCGTTTGATGGTGAAGATGGTACGTCGAAGTTGGGGGAAATTGATGTTGCGTTTCTTGCTTGTTATTCAATTGGGATGTATGTTGCGGGTCATTTAGGGGATACGTTGGATTTGCGGTTGTTTTTGACGGGTGGGATGGTTGGAAGTGGTGTGTTTGTTGGGCTTTTTGGGATAGGTTATTTTTGGAATGTTCATGTGTTTTGGTTTTATTTGGTTATGCAAATGGTTGCGGGGTTGTTTCAAGCAACGGGCTGGCCATCGGTTGTGGCAGTTATTGGGAATTGGTTTGGGAAACGAAAGAGAGGGTTGATAATGGGGATCTGGAATGCTCATACGTCTGTTGGGAATATTAGTGGCTCTTTGCTTGCTGCGAGTGTTTTGGAGTATGGGTGGGGTTGGTCTTTCATTGTTCCAGGTGCTTTTATCTTTATTGGAGGTATAATTGTGTACTTGTTCTTGGCTGCTTATCCCGAAGACGTTGGTTTTCCGTTCCTAAATGGTTCAGGTGAAAATAACGCAGCAATACCTGCTGATGTAGAAGCTTTACAGAATGAGTCTAAGCCTAAGGGGACCAAAGAGGATAATACAGCCCTGCAGTCCGCTTCAGGAAGCAGGAGAAGCATAAAACTTAGTGAAGCTTGTATGATACCTGGAGTTATACCATTTGCGTTATGTTTATTTTTCTCGAAGCTGGTGGCGTACACATTTCTCTACTGGCTACCATTTTATCTGAGTTGTACAGGTAAATATCTTTTCTGTCCACCTTTTGCTGCCTGCTTATTATGAAAGTCATGGTTCTGTCATGGGCTTGTAATTCCAATAATGGTTCATTTTATATCATCAGAATTTTGATCTGATTTATTATTCGCTTGtgatttactccctccgtcccacaatacatgtccttttgactttttgcacgtaatttgatgtgcaaataaaacatacttctatacattatttttcaaaaaaaaattttctgaataaaagtataacatccatatttttattcagaaaaaaaaaatttgaaaaataatatatagaagtatgttttatttgcacctcaaattacgtgaaaaaagtcaaagggacatgtattgtgggacggagggagtacttcgtTTTAGAGGTGATATACACTGCTAACAGATTTTGTCACAAATCATGATAATTGGTTGCTAAGCATAGCAATTAGCATGCACAACCGTTGGTCTCCAAAGGCGACAAGTACCTTCATAAAGCAAGCAGGGTTGGCTCTGGCTATAGGCGAACAAGCCTTGCGCCTAGGGACCCCAAATGTTTAGGACCCAGATATATGAGAATTATTTATAGAAATTCATAGAATATGGGGAGTATATACGAATTAAGGCCTCATAAACCGATTTTGACTATGACGCTGTGACCATCAGGGCTGCTCCTGATATTACAGGGTAGCAGAAACCATATCTATTCTTACCAAATGAAAATGACAAAAACTAATTAATTCTCTAAGTATTTCAGAACTCGCTAACAAGCTTGTTAGAGGATTGGACAATAAcaactaaaatattattaggaatattatttttaaaaaaaggcaCAACATAAAAATGAGTTTTTCTGGATATCCCTGCTTAGCTATAAAATTGACTATAGATGGTACTGGTAGTGTTGCTGTTTCTGCAAAAATAGCCTCTTACCTATTCTTAAATTTGTTATTGTTGTCTATATATTTGTGCAAGTTCTGATAATGTCTGTTGCCGGTCAAATCTTAACGCATACATGGATAGTAGTATAATTTGAACTGCAGAGTATAGTGTATTAAGTTTCTTGATTTGTGACGAGTTTGCAGCTATTGGCGGGGAGTATATGTCAGTGAAATCAGCTGGAAATCTTTCTACATTGTTTGATGTAGGTGGGATTGTTGGTGGGATATTAGCTGGTTACATATCGGATAAACTAAAGGCACGGGCTACAACAGCAGCGACCTTTATGTATGCGGCAATTCCTTCAATGATACTGTACCACATTTATGGGAATGCATCAACAACTATGAACATTTTACTCATGATGACTACTGGATTATTTGTGAATGGGCCCTATGCGCTTATAACAACTGCAGTGTCTGCAGATCTTGGTACACATAGCTCTGTTAGAGGTGATTCTCGAGCTCTGGCAACAGTAACAGCAATCATTGATGGTACTGGATCACTTGGTGCTGCTTTGGGTCCACTTTTGACTGGGTTTTTATCGACAAAAGGGTGGCATTTTGTTTTTGGGATGTTGAGTCTGGGTGCTCTTATTGCTGGCCTCCTCTTATCTCGTTTGGTCATAGCTGAAATTGCAGAAAGAGCAAAAAAACCTGCGGTTTCTGGACAACACTATCCTGGAGGTACTTTACCTTATTGCATCTTTTAATTCACTTAATTCTCTCGGTATGTGTCTGCATGTGGTTTAGACTTTAGAGACTGGCGTATATGTTCTTCAGGTATTCAATCTTAGATATGGATGTAATAGAACAGAAAAGTAAAAGGGTTGGCTAAAAGTTAAGGTCTCTGTGCGTCAATATCGCGCATCCAATTTCAGATCTCAAAGCAACAGACCTTGTACTTCATTTTAATATTTGCAATGACACCATTCTTAGAAGTGAGCCATTTAAAAGTTTTGCCCTTCTTTGTTGCATACTTCTGTTCTTGATTCATTCTGATAGTTATGCTTTTCATTCTTGATCTGAGGTAATGGTATTAAATATTACTGAAAGGCTGAAACTATATAATGCAAGACGATGTTTGATATCTTTCTTGAAATCTTTTTTCCCTAAAAACAAAAAGTTACACAGTTCAACCTTAATTCATGTTTGCAGCACTCTAGACACTAATAATCTGATGTTTCAGAATAAAACACTGCAGCTCATTCCACTCCATGTACATTTCCCATCATCCATCTATAGTCTATACATTTGTCATAATTATCGCAATGCAGTACCCTTGTGGTGCTAGCACCTCAGTCCAACctattaatttatgatattttacaGAGGTTAGAGGGTTTCATTTAATAAAGGTTAATTGCAATATTATAACTGTATTTGGGTCTATCTCGTATGGGGGTGCTGTGTTTAATGCATGGTTGAGTTGATAAAGGGAATGATGTTTTCTTTTTAACATGTATTCAAAATTGAGTGAATATTCTGGATTCTGTGTCAGACTAGGCAGCACACTATATTTATATGTCGATTTTGTTGTTCAAACGTTATTGACCTATATATTATTGGTGTGAAGTAAATCTCCGCTCCTCAATCCAGTTCTGCAAATGTATTATTCTTGGCATTTGGATGGGACTGAGTCTCCGTGTATGCGTCTGACAAGTACATTTCAGGAtggctaatattttttttttcaatttgcaGCTGATGCATCTGAACCGCTTTTACATGACCAAAGGTGATAATACTGATCGCCTATGGCAGCTGCTGTATCAGGTGACAATGTATACGCTATCTAGaaccaatttttatttttatttcttttgaatCATGAAAACTTGCCATCTTAACAGAGATGACTGATATGATTTATGTAGATATTTCTGTCCAGTCACATGTCAATTCTTACATTCTATAGGCAATTAATACTGAAGCTCTGAATGAAATTTCTATTGCTAAGAGTTCTCATTCAGTTAGATCACATGAATCTTGATTAGCATAAGAGGAAATGTTCGCATATGAACAGTTGATGTATAATCAGATTTATCGAGTACTTCTCCCCCACTTACAATACAATTATTACTTTTCGTACACTCTTTACCAAGACTAAGATCAACAGGCAGTGATCACTTACTGGTCACTCTGATGTAACATATGTTTCTTATAGCTGTCACTTAGTAGATGGGCAATGACTATAGTAGCCTCATGGGCACCACTTCATCTACCAACCACATGGTGAAGAGAAGTCACACTCAACCTAGGAACACAATTCTCCCCATTACCAAAACAAAAAAGAGTGTCTTGGTGCATGTGGTTCCATTACTTTGAACCTTTCACGTGTTCCGTGAATTTAACTCGACAGAATCATTTATGTGTAAACACCTAGGTCCTCACCAAGCCTGACCTTCTAGCGTTTATAAACTGAACGCAAAGCACTCCCCTTCCTCACAAATCTTCCCCCATCCCGAAACAATCATCGTTCATTCATTCTTTAACTCCTCTTGTTCCTTCAAACTTCTCTTCACACTCTCAAAAGACAGGGAGAGTCATGGCACTCTCACGTGCCATATTACTCATGCTTACCTTGTCATTCATGCTCGCTGTCTTGTCTTCTGGTCAAGCTCCAGCCATGTCCCCCTCCACCACCATGGCACCGCTACCTCTGGTGATGTTACCTACTCCGACCATACCACCTCCTACAATGCTGGCACCATCACCAATGGCTAGTCCGCCTAACACGGTGACTCCTCCAGCCATGAGCCCTGAGTCGATCAATTCACCACCTGCGCCAATGGCACCTGCAATGGGACCCACGGCACCGACACCTTCCATGACGGGCACACCACCCATCGCATCCACTCCAGGCTCTGCAGCTTTCAAGCATAAGAGCAGCCTGTCCATGCTTGCATTGTTAGGAGCAGTAGTAATTCTAGTTTAAGTTCTGTTGACGGTCTTACTTACCTCTAGTTAACGAGTAGTATATATGTATTATCTTGTGCTTTTGTTATTTCACTTATCGGGTTGTAACTTGTGCATTTCTCCTAGAAATGAACTGACTGTTATATATGTTACAAATATCTCGCATAATTTTGAGTTAAGGCCAATAAGAATACTTCTGTATTCAATTAATATACTGATTATTTGTTCATGTCAAATCAATTACCCAAATTTTCGCTATCTGACATATTTTCTATACCAGAGCCTGACGTCGAGCTATTTGTGGTAGtaaaaaatctatattttaaGCACATAACCGATTTCTTCTGGTACAGCAGAGTTTAACATCGCACATCTCGATTCTCcactggtacagcaagaagttCGATTACAGAGATAGAGATGGAATACAGAATCCTGAAGTGGATCATAATAGCACGATATGAGAGACTGTGTAATATACCATGCAATGAAGCATCCCGTCACATGCGCATCAACGACATCAACTAGAGAAATCGCGTCCAGCAATGAAATGTTTATGCCACGAGTTCGACTCAAACTCGAACAAGTAATTTCAAGTAGATTCATGGTTTTTCATTTTAGACATGTGCCTTCGCAAGAAAAAATAGATATCAAATTCGAACTCCTTTACTAGAAACTCAGACTCGAAATTGTGGGGCTTTCATTTGAAGTGTGGTATGTAATATCTTCTATGTACAAAACCTGAAAAGTCTATGTTTGTGTGTGGTTtgagaaatatatatttgtttgtggCTTTCAAGTCAAAActgaaaattttttgtttttatgataaagcagaaattgatttaaaagttagaaataaaaaaataaatcatgaactacttaaaatcagaagtttgtttgtgtaataaagtcataaattatttaaaaatcataaatatatcataAGCTACGTTTTTTcattgacttaatttttttaatcgtTTTTTAGTAAAAGTTATCCTAAGTCATAAGTTGGTACCGTccataaattacttttattttattattatatttttaataacccacaaatcattaataaatcaaaactaGATAAACATACATTTTAAACTCGCATCTTATAACATTAAGTCACGACAAGTAGGGGTGTTAACG
Protein-coding regions in this window:
- the LOC108224978 gene encoding vesicle-associated protein 2-1 — translated: MGVSNQFVTINPDELKFQFELEKQVCCDLKVANTTDQHVAFKVKTTSPKKYFVRPNTGVIQPWDSCVIRVTLQAQKEYPPDMQCKDKFLLQSTKVSQQTDIDELPANTFNKEGGKVVEDCKLRVVYVFPYSGSTNGEDGIKDSSNVLQRLRDERDAAVRQTQQLQRDVERVKRQRSRGNELTFSFKFALYVALFGIASGFLLNLWLSSAPTAVPHISASSSPPVPTPPADMSSSSPPKTPPPTDASSSPPAPTPPPDESLSSPPTPIPPTDATLSSPPADASLSSTPTAIPPTDESSTPPADSAPSTPPAE
- the LOC108209281 gene encoding putative glycerol-3-phosphate transporter 4, with translation MTMRDPPGILLVRRFRGRDWSVDTYRYVVLLVTFIAYTSYHASRKPSSIVKSVLHSDNLGGRGRNAYPWPVGEVFSKRELGGLEGNVGEGKGWAPFDGEDGTSKLGEIDVAFLACYSIGMYVAGHLGDTLDLRLFLTGGMVGSGVFVGLFGIGYFWNVHVFWFYLVMQMVAGLFQATGWPSVVAVIGNWFGKRKRGLIMGIWNAHTSVGNISGSLLAASVLEYGWGWSFIVPGAFIFIGGIIVYLFLAAYPEDVGFPFLNGSGENNAAIPADVEALQNESKPKGTKEDNTALQSASGSRRSIKLSEACMIPGVIPFALCLFFSKLVAYTFLYWLPFYLSCTAIGGEYMSVKSAGNLSTLFDVGGIVGGILAGYISDKLKARATTAATFMYAAIPSMILYHIYGNASTTMNILLMMTTGLFVNGPYALITTAVSADLGTHSSVRGDSRALATVTAIIDGTGSLGAALGPLLTGFLSTKGWHFVFGMLSLGALIAGLLLSRLVIAEIAERAKKPAVSGQHYPGADASEPLLHDQR